One Candidatus Symbiobacter mobilis CR genomic window, CAGAATCTGCTGCAAGAAGGCATCGGCAATGCAATCCTTCACGACGATCTGCCGCCCTGTACGGGGGTTGGGGAATGCGCACCACGGGCCGCCATCAAGCAATTGGGCACCAAACTCCTTGCGGGCCAACGCATACCCCCAGTCTCGGAAAGCGCCTTCCGTGAACTTCATGATGTTGCCCTTGTGGACAAAAGTCACGCTGGGCTTGTCGTTGGCAATGGCGTATTCGATGGCCTTGCGGACAAGGCGCTCGGTACCCTCGCGAGAGACAGGCTTGATCCCGATCCCCGACGTCTGCGGGAAGCGAATCTTGGTCGTTCCCATCTCGTTGCGCAAAAAGTCGATGACGCGCCGAGCCTGCTCGGTTTCCGCTTCGTACTCAATCCCGGCATAAATGTCTTCGGCGTTCTCCCGGAAGATCACCATATTGGTCTTCTGCGGGGCCTTGACCGGGCTGGGCACCCCGTCGAAGTACTGGATGGGGCGCAGGCATACATAGAGGTCAAGCTCTTGGCGCAGCGCGACGTTAAGAGAGCGAATCCCGCCACCGACGGGGGTGGTCAACGGACCTTTGATCGAGACAACGTACTCACGCAGGGCTTGGAGCGTTTCTTGGGGCAGCCAAACGTCCGGGCCATAGACCTTGGTGGACTTTTCACCGGCATAGACCTCCATCCAATGAATTTTGCGAGCACCGGCGTAGGCCTTGGCTACGGCTGCGTCGACGACTCGAATCATCACCGGGGTGATATCTATACCTGTTCCATCTCCTTCGATGAATGGCACGACGGGTTGGTCGGGAACCTGGAGCGAACCATCGTCGCGAACGGTGATTTTTTGGCCCGATGGGGGAACCTGGATATGCTGGTACATGGCGAAAGGTGGAAGTAGTCAGGGGAATTTTTCATTCTAGTTTGCGGCTTTGGCCCACCCATCGACCTCCATCGACCTGTTCCGCTAGCTTGGGTTGGTGTGCATCCGCTGCGCCGCTGCCTTGCCTCCACCCCATGGAAACACCCATAGTTCCCCCGATGGCCTTGTCAACCGAAGGAGGAACCGGCACGTTATGGCCCGGCCTTCCGGCTTTACGGAGGTTTTTCCACTTCAATCTCGTCTTTTTACAAAGGAAACGCAATGAACAAACTGCTCGCCGCTTTGACCGCCGGTCTTTTCGCCGCTGGTGCCTTCGCTACCGAAGCCCCCGCTCCTGCTGCTGCCCCCGCTGCCGATGCCGCCAAGGCAGAAGCCAAAGCCGAAGACAAAGCAGCCAAGCCCGCTAAGAAGGCTGCAAAGAAGGCGGAAAAGGCTGCTGCCAAGGCTTCCGAAGCAGCTACTCACTAATTTGGTGATAACCGGCCATGGCGCCGTGTGCGGAGTGAGTGCGCCAAGCGCCCTCGCACCGCGTTCGTAGCGCCGGGGTGGGCTGGGTTGCGGTAATCACCGCGATCCATGTTCCAGCCTACTAAAGCAGGTTCTTCGACGAAGAACCTGCTTTTTTTTTGCCAGCACGATAGCGCAAACCGCATCGTCTGCAATGTTTGCCCACAGACGACAGTGCCTAAGGTACTGCACTGCATTCCCTGCTTTGCGCTGCTGCCCCTGCCGCCTTGCCATAATCAAGTATCCAATCTGATGCATCGGTGCGGGGTTCCATGTCTGTTTTCCGGCCTCGTTTTGGCCACTCTACAGGCACTATCCACGCCAATGCAGCCAGATTCCGACCACGCTCCCGGTTTCTGCTTCGTCCCCCTGGAATTTCTGCCCATCACTTTGCTGTCGCTCCCGGCTAGATTTCAGCTTGGGTCAGGCTAAATCTGGGCTCGAGTACGCTATGTACGAACAAGTCCAGCCCATCCCCCCCTACTCCTGGCGCTCGCTCCAGACGCGGCTCACTTTGCTGACGCTGGCCGTCTTTTTGCTGAGCATCTGGCTCCTGTCCTTTTTCGCCGGCCGCGCCCTCCACAACGACCTGCGCGAGTTGCTCGGACAACAACAGCAAGCCGACATCACACTCCACGCAGAGGCCATCAACCGCACGATTGCAGAGCGGATTCATACGCTCGAATCCGTCACTCGGCTGATTTCCCCATCGTTGCTACGACGTCCTGCCACGCTGCAAGTCATGCTCGAAGAACGGCCGGCCCTGCCCTTCTTGTTCAACGGGGGGTATTTCGTTACGGATGCCCATGGCATAGCCATCGCTTCGGTGCCCATGAATGCCGCGCGCGTGGGGCTGAACTACGCCGATCGGGAACACATTACGGCTGCGCTGCACGAAGGCAAATCCACCGTCGGCCGCCCCTTGATCAGCAAGACCCTACGACTGCCCATCGTCCCGATGGCTGCACCGATTTGGGACGACCAAGGCACAGTAATTGGCGCGTTTGTCGGGGTGATCGACTTGGCGCGGGCCAATTTCCTCGACCAAGTTATGTCCAGCAACTACGGTACATCGGGGGGATATGTCCTCATCGCCGAGCGTTGGCGGTTGATCGTCACCGCCACGGACAAAACCTTGGTGTACCAATCCCTTCCTCCTGTTGGTGTACAGCCCCAGCTCGACCAGCTCTTGCAGGGTTCCGACGACGCCGTCATCATGGAAGATTTCCATGGCGTGCCTGCCCTGGCAGCGTCCCGCACTATCCCTGCGGCAGACTGGGTACTGGTCGCCACACTCCCCACCGCCGACGCTTTCGCCCCCGCCAACAACCTGACCCGGAACCTTGCATTGGCCACGTTGTTGGCTTCCCTATTCGCCAGCGCAATCACCTGGCTCCTGCTACATCGTCAGCTCCGCCCGGTACACAACGCCTTCCGTGCCCTGTTGGAAGCAGCGCAATCCCGTCGACCACTGTGCTCCCTGCCGCAAACCAGCGATGACGAAGTAGGCCAACTCATCCAGAGCTTCAACTGCCTGTTGCATACCCTGCACCAGCAAGAAATCTCTTTGCACCACAGCGAAACCGCAACGCAGACCCTGGCCACGCGCCTGCACGAGGCGCAACGTATTTCTCAACTGGGAAGTTGGGTACTCGACCATCACACCGACATATTGGAGTGGAGCCCAGAAGTCTTTCGCCTGTTCGAACTCGACCCCGCACGGTTCGTTCCCTCCTACGACGCTTTTTTGCAAGCCATCCACCCCGATGATCGCGAAAGGGTATCCCACACCTACACCGAGGGTCTTGCAACCCAATCCCCATACCAGATCGAACACCGGCTACTGATGCGAGACGGGCGCGTCAAATGGGTGCAGGAGCGGTGCAATACAGAATACGACGCCGTGGGCAACGCGATCCGATCGATCGGCACCGTGCAGGACATCACTGAGCGCAAGCGCGCCGAACTGGCCCTTTGCGACGCCCGCTCCCTGCTTGCAACGGTGCTCGACACCATTCCGATGCGGGTCTTCTGGAAAAACCTGGATCTCGTCTACTTGGGCTGCAACACAGCTTTTGCCCGCGACGCGGGGGAAACCGCTTCGGACGACGTCGTTGGCAAAAACGACTTTCAACTGGGGTGGGCTGCACAAGCCAGCGCGTATCGCCAAGACGACCAAAACATTATTCAGTCCGGCGTACCCAGACTGTTTTACGAAGAACCGCAGTCCACGCCCGATGGCGGGCTGATCTGGCTGCGTACTTCCAAGGTTCCCCTGCGCAATGAATCGGGAGACATATTCGGTGTACTGGGAATCTACGAAGACATTACTGAACGCAAGCGTTCAGAAGACCAGATTCGCATCCTGTCGATGGTTGCGCAACAGACCCTGGAAAAAGTCGTAGTGACCGACTTGGCCGCCAACATCGAATATGTAAATACAGCTTTCGTCCAATCCACCGGATACTGCCGCGAAGAAGTACTCGGGAAAAACCCTCGGCTCCTGCGATCCGGGAAAACCTCCCCTGCGGTGTACCAAGAGATGTGGCACACACTGCTGCAGGGCAAAACATGGAGTGGGGAACTGGTCAACCGCCATAAGGATGGCATGTTCTGTACCGAGTGGGCGACGATCACTCCGCTGCGCAACCACGATGGGATCGTCACCCACTACGTCGCGCTCGAAAACGACGTCACGGAAAAGAGAAAACTCGCCGACGAGCTGACCCAGCACCGTAACCACCTCGAGCACCTCGTCGAAGTCCGCACGACCGAGCTCCATCAGGCCAAGCTGCAAGCCGACGCCGCAAACCATTCCAAATCGGAATTCCTGGCCAACATGAGCCACGAGATCCGCACCCCGATGAACGGCATCATCGGCATGGTCGACATCCTTGATCAGACTGAGCTGACCTCCGAACAAAAAAGAATGCTCGCGACGATCGAGAAATCCTCCAAATCCCTGTTGAACATCCTCAACGACATCCTCGACTTTTCCAAAATCGAGGCGGGCAAACTTGATGTCGAACAAGTGCCTACACCGTTGCGCGAGGTGGTCGAGGATGCGGCCCAGCTCATGCTCAACGTCGCCAGCGGCAAGGACGCGCAAATCTCGCTCTTCATCGACCCCACACTGCCCGAATGGATTCTTTCGGATCCCACGCGACTGCGCCAGATCCTGCTCAACCTGCTAAGCAACGCGCTCAAATTCGTCTCGGGCAAGTCCGGCCACGCGGTCGTCAACGTACAGCCCGTCTTGCGCACGGAAGGCCCCTCCGCGTTGCAAATGTCGATCAGCGACAACGGCATCGGGATGAGCAAGGAAGTGATGGACAAGCTCTTCGAGCCTTTCACCCAGGCCGACAGCAGCACGATGCGCCGTTTTGGCGGAACAGGGCTGGGGCTATCGATCACCCACCGCTTGGTGGAACTACTCCACGGAAAGATCAAAGTGCAAAGCAGCGTGGGGTTTGGCTCCGAATTCACGGTGGAACTACCGTGCCTGGCTTCCGACCCTCCCTTAGGGTGCCAATCGCCCACGCGCCCCGACTTGCAGGGCGTACACGTCCTAGCCGTCACCCGCAACAGGGCACATGTGACGCTCTTCGAGGTCTACCTGCGCAGTGTGGGCGCGACGGTGGCGATGGCTCCCGACTGGGAGGCTGCCCGAGCGCGCCTACAGCTTGGTGGCGCAGACCGATCCCGTACCGTCCTGCTCCTTGATCTGCGCGATGACGGCAACGACGGGCCTGCCCCCGAACTGGAAGCGGACGATCTGCCACGCACCGTTCGCTTGGTGCGCCGAGGACGACATCGTCCCCACCATCAAGACAGCGTCGAAGTGCCCGCGCAACCCCTGCTGTACCACGACTTGCTCCATGCCGTTGCTGTAGCGGCACGCCGCATTCGGGAACCCCGCCCCGGTTCGTCCACGGCATTGCCAGTCCATGCGCCTGCGCTAGCGGATGTAATGCAGTCGGAGCGCCTCGTGCTCGTCGCCGAAGACAACGAAACGAACGGCGAGGTACTCCAGGAGCAGTTGCGCCTATTGGGCTACGCCAGCGAAATTGCCACCGATGGCTTGGCTGCACTGCAACTCTGGCGCACAGGGCGTTTTGGCCTCTTGCTTACCGACTACCACATGCCAGAGATGGATGGTTTCGCACTCACTGCAGAAATTCGCCGCAACGAACCCCCGGGGGTGCATTTGCCCATCATCGCCATCACCGCGAACGCCGTCGCGGGGGAAGCGCAACGCTGCCGGGAACATGGGATGGATGGGTACCTGTGCAAGCCCCTGCGTATCCGGGAACTCAGCGATGTGCTCGCACGGTGGCTTCCGCAGCATCAGTCGCCCGCACCCGTTTTGGAGCCTACCGACAACCATCCCGTGCATGGCCCGGTTTCATGGAGCGCCTCTGCGCTATACGAGATCGTCGGGCCTGATGTCGCTGCCCACCACCGTCTGCTGCGCCGCTTTCTACGCAATGCCCGCGAGCAAGTCGATGCAATCATGAGCACGCAAGGTGACTTGGGTGACTTGACTGTGCGGGCACACACCCTCAAATCGGCGGCCCGCTGCGTTGGTGCGATGGCTTTGGGGACGCTTTGCGCCGCCATCGAAGCTGCAAGCCAAGAATTGCATCGCGACCGCTGCAACGAGCTGGTTGACGAATTGCCTGCTTCGCTGGCCGAAGCAGAAACGCTCATCGGGCTGCATCTCGCCTCTACCGCCCCCCCTCCCCAATCCTGACCGACGCCTTGCCGGAGCACTCCCTGCCACCATGCCTGCAAACACTTTCGGAACCTGCTTTGCCGTGACGAATTTCGGCGAATCCCACGGGCCAGCCATTGGATGCGTGGTCGATGGCTGCCCGCCAGGGTTGGCGCTGAATGTGTCAGACATCCAGCCCGAACTGGATCGCCGCCGCCCGGGAACGCACCGCTACGTCACCCAAAGACAGGAACCCGACACCGTGGAAATCCTGTCCGGGGTCTACGAAGGACACACCACCGGAACGCCAATCTGCCTGCTCCTGCGCAACATGGATCAGCGTAGCCAGGACTATGCGAACGTGGCCCGCACTTTCCGCCCCGGTCACGCCGATTACGTCTACCTGCAAAAGTATGGCCTGCGCGACCCCCGTGGCGGGGGCCGATCCAGCGCCAGACTGACTGCACCGATGGTTGCAGCCGGAGCCATCGCCAAAAAATGGCTGCGCGAACGCCACAGCATAGGGTTCGAGGCCTGCCTGACCCAGATCGGCGAGCTGCCCATCCTCTTCGAAGGCTGGGAACACGCCAGGCACAACCCCTATTTCGCACCCACTTCCGACACTGCGGACATCGAACGCTACCTGGAAGCCCTGCGCAAAAGCGGCGATTCCTGCGGCGCCATCCTGCGGGTGCGGGCCACGGCAGTCCCGGTGGGGCTGGGCGCCCCGCTTTTCGACAAGCTTGATGCCGAGATTGCCTACGCCATGATGGGAATTAACGCCGTCAAAGGGGTGGAAATAGGCGCCGGGTTTGCCAGCGCCGCCCAGCACGGTAGCCAGCATGGGGATGCGATGTACCCCGCAGGGTTTGGCAGCAACAACGCCGGGGGCACGCTAGGGGGCATCACCACGGGACAAAACCTGGAAGTGCGCGTTGCGCTCAAACCCACAAGCTCGATTCTGATTCCCCGCCCGTCTATCGACCTGGATGGCCACCCGACGGAAGTCGTCACCAAAGGCCGCCATGACCCCTGCGTGGGCTTGCGCGCCGCCCCCATTCTGGAGGCCATGCTGGCGCTGGTGGTCATGGATCACGCCCTGCTGCACCGTGCGCAATGCGCCGATGTGCGCTGTGCGCTGGCGCCGATCGCTGGGGCCTTGCCTGGAGAATGGCCTGCATCTGCGTAAGGATGCCGGAACAATGCCGGAACCATGGACTGACGACACATGGGACAACACGTAGAACAACGCAGAATGATGCGTCTCCAAGACGTTGTGCCCTGTACCCCGTATCCCGTACCCTTTAGCCAGACCAGTTTTACCAAAGCACTATGAAAGTCTTTGATAAAAAAAGATATTTTTGGGGTGGTTGATGGGACTCGAACCCACGACGACAGGAATCACAATCCTGGACTCTACCAACTGAGCTACAACCACCGCAAAACGCAGCATTCTAGCGGGCGGCTACGCAATGTATCGTGGTGCCCGGTGTGTATGATCATCGGCTGCATTACCCAAGTGCCGGGCCGCAGAGTGTTGTTCTCTTACGCAGTCGGCTGGGATATGTTCCATTCTTGTTCCGTTCTTTTCTTCCTCCTCTGAAGGGATTTGCATGAAGATGAAATTCGTTGCGGCTGCCGTAGCCGCAGTTGTACTGGGTAGTCTGCATTCTGTGGCCTGGTCCCAAAATGTCGCCGTAGTCAACGGCAAGGCAGTGCCCAAGGCGAAAGTCGATGCACTCAGCCAGCAGATTGCCCGCTCCGGGCGAGAGATTACCCCTGACATCGAAAAGCAAATCAAGGATGAAGTGATCGTCCGGGAAATCTTCATGCAGGAGGCGCAACGCCAAGGCCTGGATGCCACGGAAGACTTTCAGACACAGATCGAGCTGGCCAAGCAAAACATCTTGATCCGCGAACTGTTCGCAAGCTACCAAAAAGCACACCCCGCGACCGAAGAAGAAATCAAGGCGGAATACGACCAGTTCGTCGCCTCCAACTCCGGCAAGGAATACAAGGCCCGGCATATCCTCGTCGAGACTGAAGAACAAGCCAAGTCCATCTTGGCCCAGCTCAAGAAGGGAGCGAAATTCGACGAGCTTGCCAAAAAGTCTAGCAAGGATCCTGGATCGGCAGCGCGGGGCGGAGACCTAGGTTGGTCACCGGCTGGAAACTATGTCGCCGAGTTCTCCCAAGCCATGACCAAGCTCGGCAAGGGCAAGACCAGCGATGCGCCCGTCAAATCGCAATTTGGCTACCACATCATCCGCGTGGACGACGTGCGCGATGCCCAATTGCCCAAGCTCGAAGACATCAAACCCCAGGTCGTACAGCGTCTGATGCAGCGCAAGCTATCCAAATACCAGGATGAATTGCGCGCCAAGGCCAAGATCGAGTAACACGAACAGACAGCCTAGCAAGATGGGCTGGTGGAGCATGTAGTACGACAAGCTCCATCTGCCCAGGAATGCCAGCCCCCGCACCCCGGGCACTTGGGGAACCACGCTGGCAAGGCGCGCAGACACCGTAGGCCGTCTGCCCAGCCAGGAACCTAAGGCCGCTCCCCACCACATCACCCCAAGCCAGGGAAACAGCGGGACGTAGTCTTCCGTGATCGGCTTATGGGTGATCCATCCTAGCCAGTTCCCCAATGGGCTGTGCAGCCATTCCCGCACAGCATCGCTGGCCCATGCCGAGAGGAGTTGTGGTGCCACCCACGCTACGGCTACGACCGCTGCGCCGCACCACCACAGGCGATACCCCCAAGGGATGCTCCACCGCACCAACAAAAGCATGACTGCCATGCCATGGAGCACGCCGAAATAGATCCAACTGTGCGGAAACATCCACCACGAGGACACGCTGACCAGCGCCGCACACCCTGCGATCTGCATCCACCTCCGCCCAAACCGGTTCCAGCCTACTCCCTGCGCATGGGCAATGGCTTGCCCCCAACCCGCACAAAAAAGAAAAAGGCCGACGATGCAGGAACGCTGCACCGTCCACACGGAATCCAGGTAAAAATTTTGATGAAGCAGCCCAAACTGCTGCAAATCGAAGGCCAAATGGTAGGCAGTCATCCAAACCATCGCCGCCCCACGCAGTGCGTCGAGTGCAACGAGTCGGGATGTCGGGATACCAGTGGCAGCAACCATCTCCAGCAAGACTTTGGTGATCCCTCCGGGGAATCAGCGAATCGGTGGATCCTTGGCGATGCCCCAGGAATCGCCGGGCGCAGTAGGCGGCTCGTAAAAGTCGAAATGGGACAGGATATACAGAAGACTTCCTATCACCACGATGATCACAATCGCGCCCAATACCAACCGCAACGCCAACAGCCACAGTTTTTGGTCTTCGTCGTCTTTAGCCATATCCGCAATATCCGTTTTGCTATTTGCACCAGCACTCTCAGGACTGAGAACCTATTTCAGTAGGCAGGCGAGCCGAAGCAGTGTGCGTGGCGCCGGAGCGCAGGAACCGGAATGTACTGACAGTACATGAGGATTCCGAGCACCGCCGCCGCGTGCAATGCGATGGCGTAGCCCCTATCACACCGTCCGCCCCAGCAACAAATACTCCAGCAGCGCTTTTTGCACATGCAGGCGGTTTTCAGCCTCGTCCCAGACCACGCTCTGCGGCCCGTCGATGACTTCCGCACTCACTTCTTCCCCACGGTGGGCGGGCAAACAGTGCATGAAGATCGCATCCGGGCTAGCCTGCGCCATCAATGTTGCATCGACACACCAAGATGCAAATGCCCGCCTGCGGGCCTCGTTCTCGGCCTCGTAACCCATGCTCGTCCAGACATCGGTCGTGACGAGATCCGCTCCCCGGCACGCATCCCGGGGATCTGCGAACGCCTTGTAGTGCCCGCTACGGCCCGCGCTGCATGCCATGTCCTCGCAGATATCGTAGCCATCGGGGGTACTGACATGTACGATGAAATCCAATAATTCCGCTGCCTGTAACCACGTATTCGCCATGTTGTTGCCGTCCCCGATCCAGGCAACGGTCTTACCACGGATCGACCCTCGGTGTTCGATGTAGGTGAAGATGTCCGCCAAGATCTGGCAAGGGTGGTATTCGTTGGTTAACCCATTGATCACTGGCACCCGGGAATGCTGCGCAAAGCGCTCGATCCTGCTTTGCTCGAAGGTGCGAATCATGACCAAATCGACCATGCGGCTGATAACGCGCGCCGTGTCTTCGATCGGCTCGGAACGGCCAAGCTGACTATCAGCATTGGTAAGGTGGACCACACTGCCACCAAGCTGGTACATCCCTGCCTCAAAGCTCACCCGGGTTCGCGTCGAAGCCTTCTCGAAGATGAGTGCCAACGTCCGGTCGATCAAGGTGTGGTGCCGCTCGTAGGCTTTGAACTTGCGCTTGATCAGGCCTGCGCGCTCGAACAGGTATGCGTATTCCTCCGCCGACAAATCCTTGAACTGCAAATAGTGTTGCATGGCAGAACCCAGATGTTGGTACGGCCCCCAGGGGCTGGTTACGGCAAAAGAAGGACAGGAGCAGAAACAGGAATGGCAATGCTCAGGCTGCAGCGCTCGTTGCGGATGCACGCAAGAAATCCCGCACCTGGGGAACGAGGATGCGTACGATTTCATCGGCCTCGGCACATGTCAACACCAGCGGCGGAGCCAATCGGATCACGGTCTCTGCCGTGACGCTCAACAGCAAGCCCTGTTCCGCGCACTGCTTCCACAACACACCGCAGGGATACGCCAGCTCGATACCGAGCAGCAGCCCACGTCCGCGAATCGCACGCACTGCCCCGGAGTGCAGCTCTTCGGCCAGCGCCGCCGTCAGCCCCCCCCGCAAATGGTCGCCCACCCGCGCAACGTTGTCGAGCAAGCCATCGCGTTCGAGGATGCGTAGGGTTTCCACCCCGGCGCGCATGGCCAGTGGGTTCCCGCCAAACGTAGTCCCATGGTTGCCGGGACGCAGGATGCCGCAAGCCTTCTTCCCTACAACCATCGCTCCGACGGGGACACCGGAACCCAGGCCTTTGGCGAGGGTCATTACATCCGGCACCACACCAGCCCATTGGTGTGCAAACCACTTGCCGGTTCTGCCCATCCCGCACTGGATTTCATCGACCATCCACAGCCAGCCCTGGTCGTCGCACAACGCCCGCACCGCACGCAAATACGCATCATCCATCGGACGCACGCCCCCTTCGCCCTGAATAGGCTCCAGCAGCACGGCAACGATGTTGGGGTTTTTCGCCGTGGCAATACGCAGCGCGTCGATGTCGTCGGGAGGAACGCGAACGAAGCCTTCGACCAGCGGCTCGAACCCAGCCTGGATTTTGGGATTGCCCGTCGCACTCAGGGTGGCAATCGACCGTCCGTGGAACGACTTTTCATACACGACGATTTCCGGGCGATCGATACCCCGGTCGTGGCCATATTTGCGAGCCAGTTTCAGCGCAGCTTCATTGGCTTCCAGCCCCGTCGAACAGAAAAATGCCTGTTCCATGCCCGACAACGTAGCCAAGCGTTGCGCCAATTCTTCTTGCAACGGGACTTGGTAGTAATTGGAGCAATGCACAAGACGGCCCAACTGCTCGCGTAGTGCAGCAACAAAGTCGGGATGGTTATGCCCAAGGGTGTTGACGGCGATGCCGCCGATTGCGTCGAGGTACGACTTTCCCGTGGTGTCCCATACCCTGCACCCCTGCCCATGCGATAGCGCGATGGGCAGCCTGGTGTAGGTATCCATGACATGCGAATGGGTGGCAGCAGTCATCGTCGGTATATTCATTAGCAAATTCGTCAGCAAACCCAGGCATCCACCCCCACAACGTGGTGCAGGCCCAAAACGAATCGGCCCAACAAGAGTTGGGCCGCGTTGAAAAACATTCTACGCCGAGTATCTACGCCAAGGAATCGGCTTAGAACCTATTCCAGTAGGGGCTGCGCCATCGCATTGCACGCGGCGGCGGTGCTCGAAATCCTCATGTACTGCAAGTACATTCCGGTTCCTGCGCTCCGGCGCCACGCACACTGCTTCGGCTCGCCTGCCTACTGAAATAGGTTCTTATCAACACAAAAAAACCACCCGAAGGTGGTTTGGCTGTACTGGCAATACCGCAATGCATTGCTGCATTACGGCTGCATACACCTTGATGACAACCTTTACTGCCGTTGTTGGATATGCCAGTCGGCACACCCAACAAAGGGCAGAAAGGTGTAGAAAGGTGTAAAACGGTGCCGTGCCTAGGCAGCCAATTGCTGCTCCAGGCGTGCCTTGGTATCGAGCAGCTCTTTAGGCATGTGGTACGCCAGCTTCTCAAACAGCTCGGTATGCAGCGGCATTTCTTGCGCCCAGGCAGCTTTGTCGATGCTCGTTACAGTCTGGAATTGCTCTTCGGTGAACTGCATTCCCGTCCAATTGATCGACCCATAGGATGGGCTGATCCCGAACGCATGTTCGACGACGGGCATCGATACCCCCTCGACACGATCAAGGATCCACTTGAGCACGCGCATGTTGTCGCCGTAACCGGGCCAGACGAACTTGTCGTTGGCGTCCTTGCGGAACCAATTGACGGTGTAGATACGCGGCAGCTTCGCGCCCTTGTCTGCCAGCTTCTGCCCCAGCGTGAGCCAATGCTGGAAGTAGTCGCTCATGTTGTACCCGGCAAAGGGAAGCATGGCGAAGGGATCGCGACGCACGACACCCGCTTGCCCAACAGCAGCCGCTGTCGTTTCCGATCCCATCGTCGCAGCCATGTACACCCCATCGACCCAATTGCG contains:
- the icd gene encoding NADP-dependent isocitrate dehydrogenase, translated to MYQHIQVPPSGQKITVRDDGSLQVPDQPVVPFIEGDGTGIDITPVMIRVVDAAVAKAYAGARKIHWMEVYAGEKSTKVYGPDVWLPQETLQALREYVVSIKGPLTTPVGGGIRSLNVALRQELDLYVCLRPIQYFDGVPSPVKAPQKTNMVIFRENAEDIYAGIEYEAETEQARRVIDFLRNEMGTTKIRFPQTSGIGIKPVSREGTERLVRKAIEYAIANDKPSVTFVHKGNIMKFTEGAFRDWGYALARKEFGAQLLDGGPWCAFPNPRTGRQIVVKDCIADAFLQQILLRPEEYSVIATLNLNGDYISDALAAQVGGIGIAPGANLSDTVACFEATHGTAPKYAGKDYVNPGSEILSAEMMLRHMGWVEAADTIIAAMGRAILSKQVTYDFARLMPGATQVSCSGFGQVLIDCM
- a CDS encoding PAS domain S-box protein, coding for MYEQVQPIPPYSWRSLQTRLTLLTLAVFLLSIWLLSFFAGRALHNDLRELLGQQQQADITLHAEAINRTIAERIHTLESVTRLISPSLLRRPATLQVMLEERPALPFLFNGGYFVTDAHGIAIASVPMNAARVGLNYADREHITAALHEGKSTVGRPLISKTLRLPIVPMAAPIWDDQGTVIGAFVGVIDLARANFLDQVMSSNYGTSGGYVLIAERWRLIVTATDKTLVYQSLPPVGVQPQLDQLLQGSDDAVIMEDFHGVPALAASRTIPAADWVLVATLPTADAFAPANNLTRNLALATLLASLFASAITWLLLHRQLRPVHNAFRALLEAAQSRRPLCSLPQTSDDEVGQLIQSFNCLLHTLHQQEISLHHSETATQTLATRLHEAQRISQLGSWVLDHHTDILEWSPEVFRLFELDPARFVPSYDAFLQAIHPDDRERVSHTYTEGLATQSPYQIEHRLLMRDGRVKWVQERCNTEYDAVGNAIRSIGTVQDITERKRAELALCDARSLLATVLDTIPMRVFWKNLDLVYLGCNTAFARDAGETASDDVVGKNDFQLGWAAQASAYRQDDQNIIQSGVPRLFYEEPQSTPDGGLIWLRTSKVPLRNESGDIFGVLGIYEDITERKRSEDQIRILSMVAQQTLEKVVVTDLAANIEYVNTAFVQSTGYCREEVLGKNPRLLRSGKTSPAVYQEMWHTLLQGKTWSGELVNRHKDGMFCTEWATITPLRNHDGIVTHYVALENDVTEKRKLADELTQHRNHLEHLVEVRTTELHQAKLQADAANHSKSEFLANMSHEIRTPMNGIIGMVDILDQTELTSEQKRMLATIEKSSKSLLNILNDILDFSKIEAGKLDVEQVPTPLREVVEDAAQLMLNVASGKDAQISLFIDPTLPEWILSDPTRLRQILLNLLSNALKFVSGKSGHAVVNVQPVLRTEGPSALQMSISDNGIGMSKEVMDKLFEPFTQADSSTMRRFGGTGLGLSITHRLVELLHGKIKVQSSVGFGSEFTVELPCLASDPPLGCQSPTRPDLQGVHVLAVTRNRAHVTLFEVYLRSVGATVAMAPDWEAARARLQLGGADRSRTVLLLDLRDDGNDGPAPELEADDLPRTVRLVRRGRHRPHHQDSVEVPAQPLLYHDLLHAVAVAARRIREPRPGSSTALPVHAPALADVMQSERLVLVAEDNETNGEVLQEQLRLLGYASEIATDGLAALQLWRTGRFGLLLTDYHMPEMDGFALTAEIRRNEPPGVHLPIIAITANAVAGEAQRCREHGMDGYLCKPLRIRELSDVLARWLPQHQSPAPVLEPTDNHPVHGPVSWSASALYEIVGPDVAAHHRLLRRFLRNAREQVDAIMSTQGDLGDLTVRAHTLKSAARCVGAMALGTLCAAIEAASQELHRDRCNELVDELPASLAEAETLIGLHLASTAPPPQS
- the aroC gene encoding chorismate synthase, which encodes MPANTFGTCFAVTNFGESHGPAIGCVVDGCPPGLALNVSDIQPELDRRRPGTHRYVTQRQEPDTVEILSGVYEGHTTGTPICLLLRNMDQRSQDYANVARTFRPGHADYVYLQKYGLRDPRGGGRSSARLTAPMVAAGAIAKKWLRERHSIGFEACLTQIGELPILFEGWEHARHNPYFAPTSDTADIERYLEALRKSGDSCGAILRVRATAVPVGLGAPLFDKLDAEIAYAMMGINAVKGVEIGAGFASAAQHGSQHGDAMYPAGFGSNNAGGTLGGITTGQNLEVRVALKPTSSILIPRPSIDLDGHPTEVVTKGRHDPCVGLRAAPILEAMLALVVMDHALLHRAQCADVRCALAPIAGALPGEWPASA
- a CDS encoding peptidylprolyl isomerase, with the translated sequence MKMKFVAAAVAAVVLGSLHSVAWSQNVAVVNGKAVPKAKVDALSQQIARSGREITPDIEKQIKDEVIVREIFMQEAQRQGLDATEDFQTQIELAKQNILIRELFASYQKAHPATEEEIKAEYDQFVASNSGKEYKARHILVETEEQAKSILAQLKKGAKFDELAKKSSKDPGSAARGGDLGWSPAGNYVAEFSQAMTKLGKGKTSDAPVKSQFGYHIIRVDDVRDAQLPKLEDIKPQVVQRLMQRKLSKYQDELRAKAKIE
- a CDS encoding DUF1624 domain-containing protein — its product is MVAATGIPTSRLVALDALRGAAMVWMTAYHLAFDLQQFGLLHQNFYLDSVWTVQRSCIVGLFLFCAGWGQAIAHAQGVGWNRFGRRWMQIAGCAALVSVSSWWMFPHSWIYFGVLHGMAVMLLLVRWSIPWGYRLWWCGAAVVAVAWVAPQLLSAWASDAVREWLHSPLGNWLGWITHKPITEDYVPLFPWLGVMWWGAALGSWLGRRPTVSARLASVVPQVPGVRGLAFLGRWSLSYYMLHQPILLGCLFVLLDLGLGAQFILVFG